One Paenibacillus crassostreae DNA segment encodes these proteins:
- the uvrA gene encoding excinuclease ABC subunit UvrA, protein MAIENIVIKGARVNNLKNIDITIPRDRFVVLTGLSGSGKSSLAFDTIYAEGQRRYVESLSAYARQFLGQMEKPDVDSIEGLSPAISIDQKTTSRNPRSTVGTVTEIYDYLRLLYARVGHPHCPTHGIEITSQTVEQMVDRIMQYPEKTKVQLLAPVITGRKGEHKSVFTDIGKQGFVRVRVDGELRELSEEIELEKNKKHTIEVVVDRIVVKPDVESRLADSIEIALKISDGQLLVDVMGEEELRFSSNFACSICGFSMDELSPRMFSFNSPFGACPDCDGLGAKMIVDQDLLIPDMSKSIEDGAFLAWTGSTSNYYPQFLKSVCEHFNIPQNVPVSELTTEQMDKLLHGTGDQKIRFKYENDFGQRKEAMVVFEGIIPNLERRYRETASDGIRDFIEGFMSAKPCEGCKGKRLKKEILAVTVDTHNIAYVTSLSIGEAMKLFDNLKLSEKETTIANMILKEINSRLGFLANVGLEYLSLSRAAGTLSGGEAQRIRLATQIGSSLMGVLYILDEPSIGLHQRDNERLIETLVHMRDMGNTLIVVEHDEDTMMAADYLIDIGPGAGIHGGQVIAEGTPQEIMEHPDSLTGQYLSGRKFIPVNTKRRKPEDRWIEIKGAKENNLKNLNVKIPLGVFTAVTGVSGSGKSTLINEILYKRLARDLNRAVKVRPGQHKEILGLEHLDKVIDIDQSPIGRTPRSNPATYTGVFDDIRDIYSQTNEAKIRGYKKGRFSFNVKGGRCEACRGDGILKIEMHFLPDVYVPCEVCKGNRYNRETLEVKYKGKSIAEVLAMTIEDATEFFVNVPRIHRKLQTLLDVGLGYVLMGQPATTLSGGEAQRVKLASELYRRSTGKTMYILDEPTTGLHVDDISRLLTVLHRLVDSGESVLVIEHNLDVIKTADYIIDLGPEGGSGGGTIIATGTPEQIIKVEQSYTGRYLKPVLERDTARSESLSIPI, encoded by the coding sequence ATGGCAATAGAGAATATTGTTATAAAAGGTGCGAGAGTGAATAATCTTAAGAATATAGATATCACAATTCCGAGAGACCGGTTTGTCGTACTCACAGGTCTGAGTGGCTCAGGGAAGTCTTCCTTAGCATTTGATACGATTTATGCAGAAGGACAACGTCGGTATGTCGAATCACTTTCTGCATATGCGCGTCAATTCCTGGGTCAAATGGAGAAACCTGATGTGGATTCTATAGAGGGGCTATCACCAGCGATATCGATTGATCAGAAGACAACGAGTCGTAACCCGCGCTCAACTGTAGGAACAGTGACAGAGATCTATGATTATCTGCGCTTGCTATATGCACGTGTTGGGCATCCTCATTGTCCAACACATGGAATCGAGATTACGTCACAGACTGTGGAACAGATGGTGGATCGAATTATGCAGTATCCAGAGAAGACAAAGGTGCAGTTACTTGCACCTGTGATCACTGGACGCAAAGGCGAACACAAGAGTGTATTTACGGATATTGGCAAGCAAGGATTTGTACGCGTTAGAGTAGACGGTGAACTTCGTGAACTATCTGAAGAAATCGAGCTTGAGAAGAATAAGAAGCATACGATTGAAGTCGTAGTGGATCGAATTGTCGTCAAGCCGGATGTGGAATCTCGCTTAGCCGATTCAATAGAGATAGCATTGAAAATATCCGATGGACAGCTATTAGTAGATGTTATGGGTGAGGAAGAACTACGGTTCAGTTCGAACTTTGCCTGTTCAATTTGTGGCTTTAGTATGGATGAGCTGTCTCCACGGATGTTCTCTTTCAACAGTCCATTCGGAGCTTGTCCTGATTGTGATGGATTAGGTGCGAAGATGATCGTGGATCAGGATTTACTCATTCCTGATATGAGTAAATCTATAGAAGATGGCGCATTCTTAGCTTGGACGGGGAGTACATCGAATTATTATCCGCAATTTCTGAAATCGGTGTGCGAACATTTCAACATTCCACAGAATGTTCCAGTAAGTGAACTAACGACAGAACAAATGGATAAGTTATTGCATGGGACAGGAGATCAGAAGATTCGCTTCAAATATGAGAATGACTTCGGGCAACGTAAAGAAGCTATGGTCGTGTTTGAAGGTATCATTCCGAATCTAGAACGTCGCTATCGCGAGACAGCCTCCGATGGTATTCGTGATTTTATAGAAGGTTTCATGAGCGCTAAGCCTTGCGAGGGCTGTAAAGGTAAACGTTTGAAGAAAGAAATCTTGGCGGTGACGGTCGATACTCATAATATCGCGTATGTAACGAGTCTCTCCATCGGTGAGGCTATGAAGTTGTTCGATAATCTTAAACTGAGTGAGAAGGAGACCACGATTGCGAATATGATCTTGAAAGAGATTAATAGCAGACTGGGTTTCCTGGCCAATGTGGGTCTAGAATACTTATCTTTAAGCCGTGCTGCTGGAACGTTATCAGGTGGTGAAGCACAACGTATTCGTCTTGCGACGCAGATCGGTTCAAGCTTAATGGGTGTTCTTTATATTCTTGATGAACCAAGCATAGGTCTACATCAACGTGACAATGAACGTCTGATTGAGACACTGGTGCATATGCGAGATATGGGTAATACGCTTATCGTTGTGGAACATGATGAAGATACGATGATGGCGGCGGACTATCTCATTGATATTGGCCCAGGTGCTGGGATCCATGGTGGACAAGTGATAGCTGAAGGAACCCCACAAGAAATCATGGAGCATCCCGACTCCTTAACAGGACAGTACCTCAGTGGACGAAAATTCATTCCAGTGAATACGAAGCGACGTAAGCCAGAGGATCGTTGGATCGAGATTAAAGGTGCCAAAGAGAACAACCTGAAGAACCTTAATGTGAAGATTCCTTTAGGCGTGTTTACGGCAGTAACTGGAGTGTCAGGTTCTGGGAAGTCTACACTGATAAACGAAATACTATATAAGAGGCTAGCCCGCGATTTGAACAGAGCTGTGAAGGTTCGCCCTGGTCAACATAAAGAAATCCTTGGATTAGAGCATTTGGATAAAGTGATTGATATCGATCAATCTCCGATTGGTCGCACACCGCGATCTAACCCAGCTACCTATACCGGGGTCTTCGATGATATTCGCGATATTTATTCTCAGACGAATGAAGCAAAAATCCGTGGTTACAAGAAAGGCCGATTCAGCTTTAACGTGAAGGGCGGTCGGTGTGAGGCTTGTCGTGGGGATGGGATTCTTAAGATTGAAATGCATTTCCTACCCGACGTCTATGTCCCTTGTGAGGTATGTAAGGGAAATCGCTATAATCGTGAAACCTTAGAAGTGAAGTATAAGGGTAAAAGTATTGCAGAAGTGTTAGCGATGACGATTGAAGATGCAACTGAGTTCTTTGTAAATGTTCCGCGTATTCATCGTAAACTACAGACGCTACTTGATGTAGGTCTAGGCTATGTGCTTATGGGACAACCTGCAACGACACTCTCTGGCGGTGAAGCACAACGTGTGAAGTTAGCTTCTGAGCTGTACCGTCGTAGTACAGGTAAGACGATGTATATTCTAGATGAACCTACTACTGGATTACATGTTGACGATATATCTCGTTTATTAACCGTACTCCATCGGCTAGTAGATTCAGGGGAATCGGTGCTAGTTATTGAACATAATCTGGATGTCATCAAGACCGCGGACTACATCATTGATCTTGGTCCAGAAGGTGGGAGTGGTGGTGGAACAATTATAGCTACAGGTACACCAGAGCAGATTATTAAAGTAGAACAATCGTATACAGGTAGATATTTGAAGCCAGTATTAGAACGTGATACAGCACGTAGTGAATCGTTAAGTATTCCTATTTAG
- a CDS encoding helix-turn-helix domain-containing protein has translation MSTKQERQLVIEKSEKILDCTIKQLDLEFYHAFSNVLHDYIMVTNPSKNIDKKMVLSELIFMMAEDINRAEPLKSYTTGELARIFGVSVQAINKWIDEGRFLGYKRMGGNRHNRIPDSLSYTTRTGEVISIREVAAMYNTHNQSQDVTGVNPQEHRDAVIDEITRFMRKYGGTYEMTLGTKGERTVPEDRDSSIWIALLDELRDINEA, from the coding sequence ATGTCTACGAAACAAGAGCGACAATTAGTTATTGAAAAAAGTGAAAAGATATTAGATTGTACAATTAAGCAACTCGATTTAGAATTCTATCACGCATTCAGTAATGTGCTACATGATTATATTATGGTAACTAACCCTAGTAAGAATATAGACAAGAAGATGGTCCTTAGTGAATTAATCTTTATGATGGCTGAAGATATAAACCGTGCTGAGCCACTGAAATCCTATACTACAGGAGAACTGGCCCGTATATTTGGTGTTTCGGTGCAAGCCATCAATAAATGGATAGATGAAGGAAGGTTTCTTGGATATAAGCGAATGGGTGGCAATCGTCATAATCGAATCCCCGATTCTCTTTCTTACACAACTAGAACTGGGGAAGTGATATCTATCCGAGAGGTTGCTGCGATGTATAATACTCACAATCAATCACAGGATGTTACGGGAGTCAACCCTCAGGAGCATCGGGATGCGGTGATAGACGAAATCACACGATTTATGAGGAAATACGGCGGTACATATGAAATGACACTTGGAACTAAGGGGGAAAGGACGGTTCCAGAGGATCGTGATTCATCAATTTGGATTGCACTCCTTGATGAGTTGAGGGATATCAATGAGGCGTAA
- a CDS encoding toxin-antitoxin system TumE family protein has translation MRRKDEELYGTNFEFLKLSFPDLIDSIEDGFFGYDPSKGPFVRKTIKFVDGTFMTAFELIEMGTGKKRKYQYDWEYQCGKMWKWHNEPHNEKQHQTVSEPDHMHHRPIGMDEERRYPNYGHHDLYTIMETVFILMEVENQKDKRR, from the coding sequence ATGAGGCGTAAGGATGAGGAACTATATGGTACGAATTTTGAATTTCTAAAATTATCTTTTCCTGACCTTATTGATTCGATAGAGGATGGCTTTTTTGGCTATGACCCTAGCAAGGGACCGTTTGTACGTAAAACCATAAAGTTCGTGGACGGAACTTTCATGACAGCATTTGAATTGATTGAAATGGGAACAGGGAAGAAAAGGAAATATCAGTATGATTGGGAATATCAGTGTGGGAAGATGTGGAAGTGGCATAACGAGCCTCATAATGAAAAGCAGCATCAAACTGTAAGCGAACCTGACCATATGCACCATAGACCGATTGGAATGGATGAAGAACGGCGCTATCCGAATTATGGACATCATGATCTTTATACGATTATGGAAACCGTATTTATACTAATGGAAGTTGAAAATCAAAAGGACAAGCGCAGATGA
- a CDS encoding S1C family serine protease has protein sequence MDKVGKGSAIILLCSLMIVSGMGTVQAKQQGTTTSTKVSSTATNTSKVSADPIPQIVKDISPSVVGIIGKGALGQGNSNSDRYNLVHGTGVIVRANGWIVTNAHVVSGVTNTMVVTSNGKSYPIQKVFIDETSDLAVVKIAANGLTPAKFTKSLLDTEVGEKVIAIGTPVSFSLRNSATVGVVSGMNRGVNAAYRLIQSDTAINPGNSGGPLVNMKGEVLGINTMKFAAVGVENMGFSIPSDTVQYVINQLMTYGEVKRPSLGLSLEESWSAIVGLPTDEPLTVTKVLTPEAEAAGIQEDDLLYSINGIKVTNNVDINELFKTYAPSQTVKLLMQSDGDIVIRRLVLSRQGLFLNSESEVEI, from the coding sequence ATGGATAAGGTGGGGAAGGGCAGTGCGATTATACTGCTATGTAGCCTTATGATAGTGAGTGGTATGGGTACGGTGCAGGCGAAACAGCAGGGCACAACGACAAGCACCAAAGTGAGTTCCACAGCAACAAATACGTCCAAAGTAAGTGCGGATCCGATACCGCAGATTGTAAAAGATATCTCGCCATCGGTAGTGGGAATTATCGGTAAAGGTGCACTGGGGCAGGGTAACAGTAACTCTGATCGTTATAATCTAGTACATGGTACAGGTGTCATTGTTCGAGCTAATGGCTGGATTGTGACCAATGCACATGTCGTTAGTGGAGTTACGAATACGATGGTGGTTACTTCGAATGGTAAGAGTTATCCAATACAGAAAGTATTCATAGACGAGACTAGTGATCTGGCCGTTGTGAAGATTGCAGCCAATGGTCTAACGCCAGCTAAATTTACGAAATCACTGCTAGATACAGAAGTAGGTGAGAAAGTGATTGCGATTGGTACGCCAGTATCTTTCTCATTACGAAATTCAGCTACAGTGGGTGTTGTGAGTGGGATGAATCGTGGTGTGAATGCGGCCTATCGTTTGATCCAAAGTGATACAGCGATCAACCCAGGGAATAGTGGGGGTCCACTCGTTAATATGAAAGGCGAGGTATTAGGAATTAATACGATGAAATTTGCCGCTGTAGGGGTTGAAAATATGGGATTCTCCATACCCTCTGACACCGTTCAATATGTGATTAACCAGTTGATGACCTATGGTGAAGTGAAGCGTCCAAGCCTTGGACTTTCTTTGGAAGAGAGTTGGTCAGCGATTGTAGGACTTCCAACAGATGAACCATTGACGGTGACGAAAGTGCTAACGCCTGAAGCTGAAGCAGCGGGTATCCAGGAAGATGATTTACTTTATAGTATTAACGGAATCAAGGTAACGAATAACGTGGATATCAATGAGCTATTCAAAACCTACGCCCCCAGTCAGACTGTTAAGCTATTGATGCAGAGTGATGGGGATATTGTGATCCGTCGATTGGTGCTTAGTCGCCAAGGATTATTTCTGAACAGTGAGAGCGAGGTGGAGATATAA
- a CDS encoding stalk domain-containing protein codes for MLQLNNALWQKKQQLLRQWICGALCLILLLTGSPLVLADSGDTLELKMKVGSTIAIINGQQVEIAKPYIDHTTTMVPLGVFKKAFGSTVTLENSDEIKISYGKHTVRLTIDSQVAWINGKKVNLDAVPTMKSDTLMVPLSIVAQGLGASLKNSPTGEITVSLISEENSIEVVELNLDSDLGKTKIGNSFYDWSMNYPSGLIVGSSGSYESIATFNDAEDSYYLEVHANQQEIELEAEDILRQLVADAKAAGEVVLDRESFSQELVPYARIVTKDYDGMIWETRAYYDINDEQLYSLYFADFQAVNYRDVSKYTAFLDSFRTTYNTQDRSMRDLSSVVNGLRNSYNEDYGISLDVPAEWYMDVENMYYADEEGSYLSIQVSTAPKASSLELWSEQIKSWLSETFVPASYKIAGTSHINVAGNEALVLEVHTNYGDGWNKEYKVMLEQDGFRYYFDYSVPHNQTDGLNKFKEIMNSIAIEYEVVSETFGRMEEDTLLIDKTKVIKKGSKTYQYKVNIPQFWVPSADQFETSFVEYQFTGGRFTIETELDTSVEEVVKEWTNIYNDVAKNKDAVISRTIEDTTFAGVSAKLFKVHQVMNDIPFHVNLYVFNHEGLTYTITTTLNDANATELHKSALENTLKSFVLTK; via the coding sequence ATGCTACAGCTGAATAATGCTCTTTGGCAAAAGAAGCAACAATTACTCCGACAGTGGATATGCGGTGCTTTGTGTCTAATTCTACTACTTACTGGATCACCCTTGGTCTTGGCAGATTCAGGCGATACATTAGAATTAAAAATGAAAGTAGGTAGTACAATTGCCATTATTAATGGGCAACAAGTGGAGATTGCAAAACCTTACATAGATCATACAACAACGATGGTTCCACTCGGCGTGTTCAAGAAGGCTTTTGGAAGCACAGTTACTCTTGAGAATTCTGATGAGATCAAGATAAGCTATGGAAAGCATACCGTGAGGTTGACGATCGATAGTCAGGTCGCATGGATTAATGGGAAAAAGGTGAACCTTGATGCTGTACCTACGATGAAGTCAGATACATTAATGGTACCTCTCAGTATTGTAGCTCAAGGATTGGGTGCATCTTTGAAGAATAGTCCAACAGGAGAAATAACGGTTAGTCTCATTTCGGAGGAAAATTCAATTGAAGTTGTGGAACTGAACCTTGATAGCGATCTTGGAAAAACAAAGATTGGTAACAGTTTCTATGACTGGTCAATGAACTACCCATCTGGACTGATCGTAGGCTCGAGTGGGAGTTATGAGAGTATCGCCACTTTTAATGATGCGGAAGATAGCTACTATTTAGAAGTTCATGCCAATCAGCAAGAAATAGAGCTTGAGGCTGAGGATATTTTGCGACAATTGGTCGCAGACGCTAAGGCTGCGGGTGAAGTCGTATTAGACCGCGAATCGTTCTCTCAGGAACTGGTACCGTACGCTCGTATTGTGACGAAGGATTATGACGGAATGATCTGGGAGACTCGTGCCTATTATGATATCAATGACGAGCAATTATATTCATTATATTTTGCGGATTTTCAAGCGGTTAATTATCGAGATGTGAGTAAATACACGGCCTTCTTAGATTCCTTCAGAACAACATATAACACGCAAGATCGTTCAATGAGAGATTTATCGAGTGTCGTTAATGGATTGCGGAACAGCTATAACGAAGATTATGGTATTTCTCTAGATGTCCCTGCTGAGTGGTATATGGATGTTGAGAATATGTATTATGCGGATGAAGAAGGTAGTTATCTTTCCATTCAAGTGTCTACGGCGCCGAAAGCATCAAGCCTGGAGTTATGGAGCGAGCAAATAAAGAGTTGGTTGAGTGAAACGTTTGTCCCAGCATCGTATAAGATTGCAGGAACATCTCATATCAATGTAGCGGGAAATGAAGCGCTTGTTCTTGAAGTGCATACTAATTATGGCGACGGTTGGAATAAGGAATATAAAGTGATGCTAGAGCAGGATGGGTTTCGCTATTATTTCGATTATAGTGTTCCACATAACCAGACGGATGGATTGAATAAGTTCAAAGAGATCATGAACTCTATTGCCATAGAGTATGAAGTGGTGTCGGAGACATTTGGGAGAATGGAGGAAGATACTCTCCTGATTGATAAAACAAAAGTGATCAAGAAGGGTTCAAAAACTTACCAGTACAAAGTAAATATTCCGCAGTTCTGGGTTCCTAGTGCAGATCAGTTCGAGACATCTTTCGTAGAATATCAATTCACAGGTGGACGGTTCACGATTGAGACAGAGTTGGATACATCTGTTGAGGAAGTAGTCAAAGAATGGACTAACATCTATAATGATGTGGCTAAGAATAAGGATGCTGTCATCAGTCGAACCATTGAAGATACGACGTTCGCTGGCGTATCTGCGAAATTGTTCAAGGTTCATCAAGTGATGAATGATATCCCGTTCCATGTGAACCTATATGTATTCAATCATGAGGGTTTAACTTACACCATTACAACTACGCTGAATGATGCCAATGCGACGGAGCTCCATAAGAGTGCATTAGAGAATACACTGAAGTCTTTTGTATTGACGAAGTAG